The Chrysemys picta bellii isolate R12L10 chromosome 12, ASM1138683v2, whole genome shotgun sequence genome has a segment encoding these proteins:
- the LOC101936068 gene encoding tripartite motif-containing protein 10-like: MASRSRVNDLQEAVTCSRCLVYFNHPVLLKCGHNFCRSCITRHCKESNVSPPYPCPQCREPFQEGEFQPNWELRNVVEITKKIPDLQGKKECEKHEELLKLFCEVDQTPICVVCRESRSHKDHAVLPLDEAAVDYQEKIRSRLESLKKERDEILSYKLSGENISQELLKQLETERQKIVAEFQQLRQFLEEQERLLLAQLEELNKEIEKRRDEYVAKVSEELSSFTSLISEMEQKCQLPASEFLQDIKGTLSRCERKKFQNPVAFSSELKWRMWESSQRNASLETRMKKFTDSLSSKPQWDKANVTLDPDTAYPYLIVSADRKSVRRGNARQAVPNNPERFDCWPCVLGFEGFTSGRHTWEVEAEVDGRGDWAVGVARESVRRKGWISFTPEWGIWAVRCSEDRYWDLTSPVQRILLSPSRAPRRIRVQLDYEQGQVMFVDAGTGDVIITFLPASFAGERIRPFFCAVIGTVRLLKPPPP; encoded by the exons ATGGCCTCGAGAAGCCGGGTAAATGATCTCCAAGAGGCCGTTACCTGTTCCCGTTGCCTGGTTTATTTTAACCATCCGGTGCTTCTCAAGTGCGGGCACAATTTCTGCCGATCCTGCATCACTCGGCACTGCAAGGAGTCCAATGTCTCCCCCCCTTatccctgccctcagtgcagagaaccGTTCCAGGAAGGAGAATTTCAGCCTAACTGGGAGCTGAGGAATGTAGTTGAAATAACCAAAAAAATCCCAGACCTCCAAGGGAAAAAAGAGTGTGAAAAACATGAGGAGCTTTTGAAACTCTTCTGTGAAGTggatcaaacccccatctgtgtgGTGTGCAGAGAGTCCCGCAGTCACAAAGACCACGCCGTGCTTCCTCTCGATGAGGCTGCTGTGGATTACCAG GAAAAAATTCGGAGCCGTTTGGAGAGtttgaaaaaagagagagacgaGATTCTGTCGTATAAATTGAGTGGGGAAAATATAAGCCAGGAACTGCTG AAACAGCTGGAAACtgagaggcagaagattgtggCTGAATTTCAGCAATTGCGTCAGTTtctggaggaacaagagcgactcctgctggcccagtTGGAAGAGCTGAATAAGGAAATTGAAAAGAGGAGGGATGAGTATGTTGCCAAAGTATCTGAGGAACTATCCTCTTTCACTTCCCTGATCAGTGAGatggagcagaagtgccagctgCCAGcaagtgaattcctgcag GACATCAAAGGCACCTTGAGCAG ATGCGAGAGGAAGAAGTTTCAGAACCCAGTGGCCTTTTCTTCTGAACTGAAATGGAGAATGTGGGAATCTTCTCAAAGAAATGCATCTCTGGAGACTAGAATGAAGAAATTCACAG ACTCACTGTCATCTAAACCTCAGTGGGACAAAG ccaacgTGACCCTGGATCCAGACACAGCCTATCCCTACCTCATCGTGTCTGCGGATCGCAAAAGTGTGAGAAGGGGAAACGCACGGCAGGCTGtgcccaacaaccctgagagatttgactgttggccctgtgtgctgggcttTGAGGGATTCACCTCAGGCAGACATACCTGGGAGGTGGAGGCGGAGGTGGACGGGCGGGGagactgggctgtgggggtggccagagagtctgtgaggaggaagggatggatcaGCTTTACCCCTGagtgggggatctgggctgtgcgATGCAGTGAGGATCGGTACTGGGATCTCACATCCCCTGTGCAGCGCATCCTCTTGTCCCCGAGCCGGGCACCCCGCAGGATCCGGGTTCAGCTGGACTATGAACAGGGGCAGGTGATGTTTGTCGATGCTGGTACCGGGGACGTGATCATCACTTTCCTGCCGGCCTCTTTCGCCGGGGAGAGAATCCGCCCGTTCTTCTGTGCTGTTATTGGTACTGTGCGGCtcctcaagcccccacccccgtga